A window of Gallaecimonas kandeliae genomic DNA:
GAAGGTGCCCGGTCTCTTCGCCCGCAACGAGCGGGTGGTGACCCTCTGGGAAACCGAAGTGGGCCCCATGGCCCTGGTGTTGGTGGGCGCCACCATAGTGGCCAGCATCGAGACCGTCTGGGCCGGTACCGTCACCCCGCCCACCGGTAAAGGGGTGCGCCACTGGGATTATCGTCACCTCAAGCCCGTCGTCCTGGACAAGGGCGAAGAGATGGGCCGCTTCAAGCTGGGCAGCACTGTGGTGCTGCTGTTCGGTGAGCAGGCCGTCAACTTCGCCGAAGAGCTGGCCCCCGGCGTCACCACCCGCCTGGGCGGTGCCTTCGCCACCAAAGCCGGATGACGCCGGCCAAGAGCCTCTGGGAACTGCACCTGTCGGTACTGCTGTTTGGCGGTACCGCCCTCTTTGCCAAGCTCATCCCCCTCGGCGCCCTGGACATCACGGTATTGCGCTGCGCCATCGCCGCCACTTGCCTGGCCCTGGTGGCCAAGGCCAGGGGCGGCCGGTTGCGCCTGGGCAGCGGCCGTGAATACCTGACCGCCCTGGTGCTGGGCACCATAGTGAGCCTGCACTGGCTCACCTACTTCGCCGCCATCCAGGTGGCCAGCGTGGCGGTGGCCATCATCGCCTTCTTTACCTACCCGGTGATGTCGGTGCTGCTGGAGCCGCTGCTGGAGCGAAAGCGCCCGCAGGGCCGGGATCTGTTGGCCGCCGCCACTGTGCTGCTGGGCATAGCCCTCATCATGCCCAGCACCGACCTTGACGACAGCACCACCCAGGGCGTGGCCCTCGGAGTGCTCTCCGCCCTGCTGTTCACGTTGCGCAACCTATTGCACAAGCGCCGCTTCAGCCACCACTCGGGCCCCAAGGCCATGTTCTACCAGACCCTGGTGGCGGTACTGGTGCTGGGCCCCTTCCTGACCGGCAAGGCCACCGCCATGACGGCAACGGGCTGGGCGCTGCTGCTGGTACTGGGGGCCGTTTTCACCGCCATGCCCCATGCCCTGTTGGCCCAGGCCCTGGCCAAACTCAAGGTGAAGACGGTGGCTTTGATCTCCTGCCTGCAGCCCCTCTATGCCACGGCCCTGGCGGCCCTGGTGCTGCACGAGGTGCCGAACGGCCGCACCCTGCTGGGTGGCCTGCTGGTGGTGAGCGCCGCCGCCTATGAGACTCTGGCAGCCAGGTCACAAAAGCCCTAGGATGAGGGGGCCACTGCCTCATGGACGTCCCTATGCCCCTTCTGCCGCGCCTGTGCCTGCTGATGCTGCTGCTCGCCTTCGGTGCCCAGGCCAACACCCCCATCCAGAAACTGCTCAAGGAGCAACTGCAAAACCAGGCCCAGGCCGCCGCCAAGGCCGCCGACCCCCAGTCTGATCAACTGGCGGCCCTCTACAGCGAGGCGGCCCAGCTGACGGAGCAGCGGGACGAACACCTCAAGGCGGCCGCCCAGTACCAGGCCGTCATCGACGGTTTCGCCCAGCAGCAGGCCAAGAAAGAAGCGGCCCTGGCCCAGTACCAGAGCCCGCCCCTGCCCAAATACGACAGCTGGCCGGAAAGCCGACTGGACAAGGAACTGCCCCAGGTCAGCAGCAACCTGGCCCGGCTCAACGACCAACTGGACAACCTCATCAACGAGCAGAGCCGCATTTCCAGCCGCGCCGGCCAGGGCGCAGTGCAGGCGGCGGCGCTGCGCAGCGACCTCAGCCAACAGCAGGCGGAACTGGACAAGCTGTCCGGCTCCGGCGCCCTGGACCAGGCCAAGCTGGCCCTGGCCCAGGCCAAGGTGCAGATGCTCCAGGCCTGGATCAAACGCCTGGAACTGGAGGACGCCTCCGCCAGCCAGCGCCTGCGCCTCAAGGAGCTGGACCAGGAACTGCTGACCCTGCAGATAGCCGACCAGGTGGCCCGCCAGTCGGCCATGCAGGCCGCCACCAACGCCAAGCGCCAGGCGCGGATCCAGGCCACCTTGCTGGAGAGTCTGGACAAGGACTACCAGCACCCCTTCCTGGATCAGCTGGCCCAGGAGAGCATCGGCTATGCCGACCAGCTGGCCCAGCTCAACGACCAGATAGTGGCCACCCTGGGGCAGCTGCGGGACGTCAAGCAGAAGAACCTCGATTGGCGGGAATACCAGGCCTCGGTACAGAAGCAGATCGAATGGCTGAAGGTCAGCGCCGCCTTCGGCGAGACGCTACGTATCCGCTACGACCAGCTGCCCAGGGACTTCCAGCACCGCCGCCTGGTGGACACCATCAACCAGGCCCGCATCGACAAGTACGAGTTCGACCAGAAGCTCAAGGCCGCCGAACCGGCAGAAGCCCTGGCCGGGCTTTCCGACCGCCAGCGCCAGCAGGCCCGCAAGCTGCTGGAGACCCGCCGCCAGCTGCTCAAACGGCTGTCGGAGCGCACCTTCGAATACCTGGGCCACCTGACCCAGCTGGAGATCGCCACCGGCGATCTGGAAAAGACGGTCACCGAACTCAAGACCCTGATCGAGGGCCACCTTTTCTGGATCCCCAACGCCCGGCCCCTGAGCTGGGACTGGATCAAGGCCCTGGTGGCCGACAGCGCCCGTTTCGCCGGCCAGAAATTGGGGGCCGGCAGTGAATTCAAACCCAGCCGCCACCCGCTGCTACTGGCCCTGGTGCTGGGCCTGGTGCTGCTGGCGGTGCTGATCCGCTGGCTGGAACGGTACCGGCTGCGCACCCGCCTGGCGGAGCTGGGCAGGCCGGTGGGCAACGTCACCCGCGACAGTATCACCTTCACCCTCAAGGCCCTGGCCCTGACGGTGGCCTATGCCACGCCGGTGCCACTGCTGTTCCTGGTGCTGGGGCTGCTGGCCCAGGCCAGCCAGCCGGCCCTGGCCATGGCCCTCTATGCTGGCGCCTGCGGCACCGGTATCTGGCTGACAGTGCGCAACCTCACCCACGAGGAAGGGGTGCTGCAGGGCCATTTCCGCTGGCGGGCCGCCGGGGTCAAGCGGCTGCGGATCACGGTGCGGCGCCTGGCCCTCGTCGCCACCCCACTCTTGATGCTGACCCTTTACTGCCAGCTCCAGGCCGAGGAGGCCATACGCCAGGGGCTGGGGCGCCTGGCTTTCATGGCCCTGGCGGCGGGGCTGGCCCTCTTCTACCAGCAGCTCTACAAGCACAGGGCGCTGCTGGTCTACAACCTCGACAAGGGCCTCAAGCCCAAGCCCTGGCACCACCTGCTGTGGTGGCTGTCCGTGGTCATACCCCTCGCTTCACTGGGCCTGGCGGTGACCGGCTACTACTACACGGCCCAGCAGCTGCTATGGCTGGAGCAGCTGTCCCTGCTGATGCTGTGCGGCTACGGCTTCATCTACTACCTGGCCAAACGGCTGCTGCTCATAGAAAGGCGCAAGATCGCCTTCGCCCAGGCCAAGGCCAAACGCGCCGAGCTGCTGGCCCAACGGGCCAAGGAAAACCCCGATGGGGACGCCAACCTGGAGGTGCCGCCAGAAGAGGCCCTGATCGACATCGAGACCATCGCCAGCCAGTCCATAGTGCTGATGCGCACCCTCTTCAAGCTGGTGGCCGTGATCAGCCTGCTGCTGCTCTGGTCCTCCATGTACGACGCCCTGAGCTACTTCGAGCACGTCAATCTCTGGGACGTCACCACGCTGGTGGACGGTGAGGAAAAGTCGGTGCCCGTGACCCTGATGGCGCTGATCTGGGCCCTGCTGGCCCTGATGCTGACGGTGGTGGGCAGTCGCAACCTGCCGGGCTTCTTGGAGCTGGCGCTGCTGCAGCGCCTGCAGCTGAGCCCCGGCACCGGCTTTGCCGTCACCACAGTGTCACGCTACCTGGTGATAGTGGTGGGGCTGGTGGCCGTTTTCGGCCTGCTGGGCATCGAATGGGCCAAGGCCCAGTGGCTGGTGGCGGCGTTGACGGTGGGGCTGGGCTTTGGCCTGCAGGAGATCTTCGCCAACTTCGTCTCGGGCCTGATCATCCTCTTCGAAAAGCCGATCCGCATCGGCGACACCGTCACCATCCGCGATCTGTCCGGCACCGTGGCCCGCATCAACACCCGCGCCACCACCATAGTGGATTGGGACCACAAGGAGATCATCGTCCCCAACAAGGCCTTCATCACCGAGCAACTGGTGAACTGGTCGTTGTCGGACCCCGTGACCCGTCTCATCCTCAAGGTCAGCGTCAACCACGGCTCCGACACCGACCTGGTGCAGCGGTTGATGCTGGCCGCGGCCAAGGATTGCCCGCTGGTGCTGGAAAACCCCGAGCCCTCGGCTTACCTGCTGGGCATAGGGCCTTCTTCCCTGGATTTCGAGCTGCGGGTCTATGTGGGTGACACCGACAACCGCCTGCGCACCTGCCACGCCCTTTACAGCGAATTCCACCGCCGCTTTGCCGAGCAGGGTATCCAGCTGGCCTGGCCCAAGCTGGATCTCAAGCTGCAAGGCAAGGCCGAGGCCCCCCTTTTCTCATAAGGCAGACCCATGAAGATCTTCGCCCACAGGGGGGCCTCAGGGGAGGCTCCCGAAAACACCTTGGCGGCCTTCCGCCTGGCCCTGGACCAGGGCTGCGAGGCCATAGAGCTGGACCTGCAGCGCTGGCACGACGACATACTGGTGCTGCACGACCGCTGGCTGCATCACAGCACCAGCGGCCAGGGCCTGCTGGAAAACCAGAGCAGCGACGCCCTGGCCCAGGTCGACGCCGGCGACGGCCAGCCCATACCCCGGCTCTGGGAGGTGTTGGAGCTCTGCGCCGGCCGCTGCCAGCTGAACCTGGAGCTCAAGGCCCACGACCTGCTGCCGGTGCTGCTGCCGCTGCTGGACAGGGCCGTCACCGAGCTGGGCTGGCAGCCCGAGGATCTCCTGATCTCCTCCTTCCACCACCGCCAGTTGGCCGCCTTCCAGGCCATGAAGCCGGACTGGCCCATAGGGCTGCTGATCAGCCACATCCCCCTGGAGCTGGCCCCCATGTTGGGCCCCTTGAAGGTGTTCTCGTTGCATCTCGACTGCGCCTTCGTGGACAGGGCCCTGGTGGAAGAGGCCCAGCGCCTGGGGCTCAAGGTCTACAGCTACACGGCGGACGAACCCGAGGATCTGCACCGGCTGGCGCTGCTGGGGGTGGACGGCATCTTCACCAATTACCCGGCTCGCTCCAGGGAATGGCTGTTGAGCCATATCACCTGAGGCGGTGCAACACAGCCATCTTCACGCCGGTTTGCCCGGCCCGATCCAGGGAATAGCTGCAAAGCCATATCACCTGAGGCGGTGCAACACAGGCATCTTCACGCCGGTTCGCCCGGCCCGCTCCAGGGAATGGCTGCAAAGCCATATCACCTGAGGCGGTGCAACACAGCCATCTTCACGCCGGTTCGCCCGGCCCGCTCCAGGGAATAGCTGCAAAGCCATATCACCTGAGGCGGTGCAACACAGCCATCTTCACGCCGGCTCGCCCGGCCCGCTCCAGGGAATGGCTGCAAAGCCATATCACCTGAAATCAGCCATAAAAAAAGCCGGCATCCGCCGGCTTTTTCCTTTTTCGTCAAGGTATTACTTGACGCGGGAGACGTACTCGCCGGAGCGGGTGTCGACCTTGACCACTTCGCCGATCTGCACGAACAGCGGTACCTTGACCACGGCGCCGGTGGTGAGGGTGGCCGGCTTGCCACCGGTACCGGCGGTGTCACCCTTGAGGCCGGGATCGGTCTCGGTGATTTCCAGCTCGACGAAGTTCGGCGGGGTCACGGCGATGGGGGCGCCGTTCCACAGGGTCAGGGTGCAGACGTTCTGCTCCACCAGCCACTTGGCGGAATCACCCACGGCTTTGGCGTCGGCGGCCAGCTGCTCGAAGGTCTCGTTGTTCATGAAGTGGTAGAACTCGCCGTCGTTGTAGAGGTAGGCCAGTTCCATGTCCATGACGTCGGCGCCTTCGACGGTCTCACCGGACTTGAAGGTTTTTTCCAGGGTCTTGCCGGAGATCAGCTTCTTGATACGAACGCGGTTGAAAGCCTGGCCCTTGCCGGGCTTGACCAGTTCGTTGTCGATGATGTTGCAGGGCTCGCCGTCGAGCATGATCTTGAGACCGGACTTGAATTCGTTGGTACTATAGGACGCCATTTTTGCCTCTTGTACGATTCTGTTGTAGCGAACTGTTAGATGCCGCAAATGATAACCGCAAAAGCCCCGCTGTGGGAGCTTTGCTGGCGGGATGAACTCAAAGCCGCCATTTCCGACCCTCTGGAGTTGGCAAGGACGCTGCAATTGGATACCGCCCCCCTGGAAGCGGGCTTTGGCGCACGCCGCCTCTTCCCCCTGCGGGTGCCAAGGCCCTTCGTGGCCTTGATGGAAAAAGGCAATGCCCAGGACCCCCTGCTCAGGCAGGTGATGACCGACCAGGCCGAGTTCGCACAAACTCAGGGCTTCAGCACAGATCCCCTGGACGAGCAGGATGCCGCCGTACCGGGGCTCTTGCACAAGTACCAGAGCCGGGTGCTGTTCATCTTGAAGGGCGGCTGCGCCGTGAACTGCCGCTACTGCTTTCGCCGCCACTTTCCCTACAACGACAACCCGGGCAACAAGGCCAGTTGGCAACAGGCCCTGGACTACATAGCGGCGCGCCCCGAGATAGAGGAAGTGATCCTCTCCGGCGGCGACCC
This region includes:
- a CDS encoding DMT family transporter — translated: MTPAKSLWELHLSVLLFGGTALFAKLIPLGALDITVLRCAIAATCLALVAKARGGRLRLGSGREYLTALVLGTIVSLHWLTYFAAIQVASVAVAIIAFFTYPVMSVLLEPLLERKRPQGRDLLAAATVLLGIALIMPSTDLDDSTTQGVALGVLSALLFTLRNLLHKRRFSHHSGPKAMFYQTLVAVLVLGPFLTGKATAMTATGWALLLVLGAVFTAMPHALLAQALAKLKVKTVALISCLQPLYATALAALVLHEVPNGRTLLGGLLVVSAAAYETLAARSQKP
- a CDS encoding mechanosensitive ion channel domain-containing protein, producing the protein MPLLPRLCLLMLLLAFGAQANTPIQKLLKEQLQNQAQAAAKAADPQSDQLAALYSEAAQLTEQRDEHLKAAAQYQAVIDGFAQQQAKKEAALAQYQSPPLPKYDSWPESRLDKELPQVSSNLARLNDQLDNLINEQSRISSRAGQGAVQAAALRSDLSQQQAELDKLSGSGALDQAKLALAQAKVQMLQAWIKRLELEDASASQRLRLKELDQELLTLQIADQVARQSAMQAATNAKRQARIQATLLESLDKDYQHPFLDQLAQESIGYADQLAQLNDQIVATLGQLRDVKQKNLDWREYQASVQKQIEWLKVSAAFGETLRIRYDQLPRDFQHRRLVDTINQARIDKYEFDQKLKAAEPAEALAGLSDRQRQQARKLLETRRQLLKRLSERTFEYLGHLTQLEIATGDLEKTVTELKTLIEGHLFWIPNARPLSWDWIKALVADSARFAGQKLGAGSEFKPSRHPLLLALVLGLVLLAVLIRWLERYRLRTRLAELGRPVGNVTRDSITFTLKALALTVAYATPVPLLFLVLGLLAQASQPALAMALYAGACGTGIWLTVRNLTHEEGVLQGHFRWRAAGVKRLRITVRRLALVATPLLMLTLYCQLQAEEAIRQGLGRLAFMALAAGLALFYQQLYKHRALLVYNLDKGLKPKPWHHLLWWLSVVIPLASLGLAVTGYYYTAQQLLWLEQLSLLMLCGYGFIYYLAKRLLLIERRKIAFAQAKAKRAELLAQRAKENPDGDANLEVPPEEALIDIETIASQSIVLMRTLFKLVAVISLLLLWSSMYDALSYFEHVNLWDVTTLVDGEEKSVPVTLMALIWALLALMLTVVGSRNLPGFLELALLQRLQLSPGTGFAVTTVSRYLVIVVGLVAVFGLLGIEWAKAQWLVAALTVGLGFGLQEIFANFVSGLIILFEKPIRIGDTVTIRDLSGTVARINTRATTIVDWDHKEIIVPNKAFITEQLVNWSLSDPVTRLILKVSVNHGSDTDLVQRLMLAAAKDCPLVLENPEPSAYLLGIGPSSLDFELRVYVGDTDNRLRTCHALYSEFHRRFAEQGIQLAWPKLDLKLQGKAEAPLFS
- a CDS encoding glycerophosphodiester phosphodiesterase gives rise to the protein MKIFAHRGASGEAPENTLAAFRLALDQGCEAIELDLQRWHDDILVLHDRWLHHSTSGQGLLENQSSDALAQVDAGDGQPIPRLWEVLELCAGRCQLNLELKAHDLLPVLLPLLDRAVTELGWQPEDLLISSFHHRQLAAFQAMKPDWPIGLLISHIPLELAPMLGPLKVFSLHLDCAFVDRALVEEAQRLGLKVYSYTADEPEDLHRLALLGVDGIFTNYPARSREWLLSHIT
- the efp gene encoding elongation factor P, with amino-acid sequence MASYSTNEFKSGLKIMLDGEPCNIIDNELVKPGKGQAFNRVRIKKLISGKTLEKTFKSGETVEGADVMDMELAYLYNDGEFYHFMNNETFEQLAADAKAVGDSAKWLVEQNVCTLTLWNGAPIAVTPPNFVELEITETDPGLKGDTAGTGGKPATLTTGAVVKVPLFVQIGEVVKVDTRSGEYVSRVK